A region of Thermorudis peleae DNA encodes the following proteins:
- a CDS encoding MIP/aquaporin family protein has product MTQKFIAELVGTALLILLGDGVVAAVLLNRSKAQNSGWIVITTGWAMAVAMAVYAVGRISGAHINPAVTIGLAVAGDFPWSQVPAYLIAQFIGAFLGAILVWAAYYNHWAVTEDHDLKRAVFCTAPNIRNYAANFITEVIGTFTLVFVVQALGAVKEASSSGLTPLLVGLLVWGIGLSLGGPTGYAINPARDLGPRIAHAILPIPGGKGHSDWGYAWIPVVAPIVGGIIGAVAWHILLG; this is encoded by the coding sequence ATGACTCAGAAGTTTATCGCCGAGCTTGTTGGCACTGCGCTGCTGATCCTCTTAGGCGATGGAGTTGTTGCGGCAGTTCTCCTCAACCGCTCCAAGGCTCAGAATAGTGGATGGATTGTCATCACCACTGGGTGGGCTATGGCAGTTGCAATGGCCGTCTACGCAGTGGGACGCATTAGCGGGGCACATATTAACCCAGCAGTGACGATCGGTTTGGCAGTCGCCGGAGATTTTCCATGGTCACAAGTGCCAGCGTACCTCATTGCGCAGTTCATCGGTGCCTTTCTTGGGGCAATTCTGGTTTGGGCAGCGTACTACAACCATTGGGCAGTAACGGAAGACCATGACCTGAAGCGAGCAGTCTTCTGTACTGCGCCAAACATTCGCAACTATGCTGCAAACTTCATTACTGAAGTGATCGGCACGTTCACTCTGGTCTTTGTTGTGCAGGCACTCGGCGCGGTGAAGGAGGCAAGCTCCAGCGGATTGACACCACTCCTCGTTGGATTGCTTGTCTGGGGCATTGGCCTCTCGCTTGGTGGCCCAACTGGATACGCCATCAACCCAGCACGCGACCTCGGCCCGCGGATCGCGCACGCCATTCTGCCGATTCCTGGTGGTAAGGGTCACTCAGACTGGGGCTATGCCTGGATTCCGGTTGTAGCCCCGATCGTGGGTGGAATCATCGGCGCGGTCGCATGGCACATCCTGCTCGGTTAG
- a CDS encoding NAD-dependent epimerase/dehydratase family protein, whose product MRVLVTGGAGFFGLHMANTLTQHGHQVTLLDIADYIESDYHGSVQFLRGDVRKRDQVDAAMRGVDAVIHAAAALPLWPRAAIFSTNVDGTRTVLESAMAHGVERVVYVSSTAVYGIPRKHPIEEDDPVDGVGPYGESKILAEQVCQLFRRRGLTVTIIRPKTFIGPARLGVFQILFDWVERGKPIPIIGNGRNRYQLLDVEDLTNAIVCALTAPAEHVNDTFNIGAERFQTVREDVQALCDYAGNGARVWPLPAMPVKAALAVFEALHLSPLYRWVYGTADKDSFVSIERAKAKLGWRPRYSNVETLTRTYDWYLAHKDEYVGKVGVTHRVAWDQGILRVVRDLLP is encoded by the coding sequence ATGCGAGTGCTGGTGACAGGCGGTGCAGGCTTCTTTGGCCTTCACATGGCCAACACGCTGACCCAGCATGGCCACCAGGTCACGCTCCTCGACATTGCCGACTATATCGAGTCTGACTATCACGGCTCTGTCCAGTTCCTGCGTGGCGATGTGCGGAAGCGTGACCAAGTCGATGCCGCCATGCGCGGTGTTGACGCGGTTATCCATGCTGCAGCCGCGCTGCCACTCTGGCCACGTGCGGCGATTTTCTCGACCAATGTCGATGGCACGCGCACTGTCTTGGAAAGCGCCATGGCTCACGGCGTTGAGCGCGTCGTGTATGTCTCCTCGACTGCTGTCTATGGTATTCCGCGGAAGCACCCGATTGAAGAAGACGATCCGGTCGATGGTGTTGGCCCATATGGAGAAAGCAAGATTCTGGCCGAGCAAGTCTGTCAGCTCTTTCGACGTCGAGGTCTGACTGTCACCATCATTCGACCGAAGACGTTCATCGGTCCAGCCCGACTTGGTGTCTTCCAGATCCTCTTCGACTGGGTCGAACGTGGCAAGCCGATTCCGATCATCGGCAATGGCCGCAACCGCTATCAACTGCTCGACGTTGAGGACTTAACCAATGCGATTGTCTGTGCCTTAACGGCTCCGGCTGAGCACGTGAATGATACGTTCAACATTGGTGCTGAGCGCTTCCAGACCGTTCGGGAAGACGTACAAGCACTCTGTGACTATGCGGGCAACGGCGCTCGAGTCTGGCCATTGCCTGCGATGCCGGTCAAAGCTGCTCTTGCTGTTTTTGAAGCCCTCCATCTCTCGCCGCTGTACCGCTGGGTCTATGGTACTGCTGATAAGGACTCGTTCGTCTCGATCGAACGAGCCAAAGCGAAGCTTGGCTGGCGACCGCGCTATAGCAATGTTGAGACGCTAACGAGGACATACGACTGGTACCTGGCTCACAAAGACGAGTACGTTGGCAAAGTCGGCGTAACCCATCGCGTGGCGTGGGATCAAGGCATTTTGCGCGTCGTCCGCGACCTCTTGCCGTAG
- a CDS encoding DUF6789 family protein has protein sequence MIRLGKTERAGALAGLAGALAFAGVMALDLRLIRARTNDLRLLAGLVPGGRRWWLPVGLAMHCANGAALGVVYARLFSTPAQRPWLRGLAFGLAENTLLWPLVVVLDRLHPDIRAGRLDHFNRPVPFFQEVLRHAAYGLTLGLVEARLREHG, from the coding sequence ATGATACGGCTGGGGAAGACTGAGCGAGCCGGTGCACTCGCAGGACTCGCTGGGGCTCTTGCTTTTGCCGGTGTGATGGCCCTTGACCTGCGTCTGATACGAGCGCGCACGAACGACCTCCGACTCCTTGCTGGGCTCGTTCCTGGAGGAAGGCGGTGGTGGCTACCAGTTGGGCTTGCAATGCATTGCGCCAATGGTGCAGCGCTCGGCGTGGTCTATGCTCGGCTGTTCTCAACGCCAGCACAGCGTCCCTGGCTACGAGGGCTCGCCTTTGGCCTGGCCGAGAACACCCTCCTCTGGCCGCTTGTCGTCGTGCTCGACCGACTGCATCCCGATATTCGCGCCGGAAGGCTCGACCATTTCAACCGCCCCGTGCCCTTCTTTCAGGAAGTCCTGCGCCATGCTGCCTACGGCCTGACACTCGGCCTTGTCGAGGCACGGCTGCGCGAGCACGGTTAA
- a CDS encoding cation:proton antiporter produces the protein MPASLEVLTALLLIFAAAKAAGELALRLRQPAVIGELLVGIVLGPSALGLVGRPGVGILAAFHGEQAAAEEGLRLALESIAELGVVLLLFYVGLETRLRDLLAVGWRAALVGTLGVLLPLFGGIALMLVLGEPEIESLFIGVALVATSVGITARVLRDLGLLGLPEARIILGAAVLDDILGLLLLTIVSGLGKTGHVEVTQVLGIATRALLFTVVVAGVGTWAIPRWFSLVERLRMSEAPLVIALILMLGLAVFAAQLGLAAIIGAFLAGLALADVAEDYDLERQALPLYTLLVPIFFVMTGLRVDLKAFAQPATLGLALLVTAVALVTKAVGAGLGALGRGWRSMAVVGVGMVPRGEVGLIVATIGLAEGVVEQRLYGVVVAMSILTTLLAPPVLHWLLGPIVRTRTLRSAEVSTMTSRGEGVSHHDTAGED, from the coding sequence ATGCCGGCCTCGCTTGAGGTTCTGACGGCCCTACTCCTTATTTTCGCGGCAGCAAAAGCGGCTGGCGAGCTTGCTCTTCGGCTCCGCCAACCAGCTGTCATTGGCGAACTGCTGGTTGGCATTGTTCTTGGGCCAAGTGCGCTTGGGCTGGTCGGTCGGCCGGGCGTTGGCATACTCGCAGCATTTCATGGTGAGCAGGCAGCGGCTGAAGAAGGGCTGCGGCTAGCACTCGAGAGTATTGCCGAACTCGGAGTCGTTTTGCTGCTCTTCTACGTTGGCCTCGAAACACGGCTCCGCGACTTGTTGGCCGTCGGCTGGCGAGCCGCACTGGTTGGCACACTCGGCGTGCTGCTGCCATTATTTGGCGGGATAGCCCTCATGCTCGTACTTGGCGAGCCTGAAATTGAATCGTTATTCATTGGCGTTGCGCTCGTGGCAACGAGCGTCGGGATCACAGCTCGAGTGCTCCGTGATCTTGGTCTCTTGGGACTCCCAGAAGCGCGCATTATTTTGGGCGCGGCAGTGCTCGACGACATCCTCGGGCTCCTGCTCCTCACCATCGTCAGTGGCTTGGGCAAGACTGGACACGTCGAAGTCACGCAAGTACTTGGAATTGCAACCAGGGCGTTACTCTTCACCGTCGTCGTCGCTGGCGTTGGGACGTGGGCAATCCCACGATGGTTCAGCCTCGTTGAGCGACTTCGCATGAGCGAGGCACCGCTTGTCATTGCCCTTATCCTCATGCTGGGACTCGCGGTTTTCGCAGCGCAGCTTGGCCTCGCTGCCATTATCGGAGCATTCCTTGCTGGATTAGCCTTGGCAGACGTTGCAGAGGACTACGATCTCGAGCGTCAAGCGCTGCCGTTGTACACGTTGTTGGTGCCGATCTTCTTCGTCATGACTGGCCTGCGTGTCGACCTAAAGGCCTTCGCCCAGCCAGCGACACTCGGCCTTGCACTCCTGGTAACCGCTGTTGCGCTGGTGACAAAGGCCGTGGGAGCTGGGCTTGGTGCCCTCGGGCGAGGGTGGCGCTCAATGGCGGTTGTCGGAGTTGGCATGGTCCCACGAGGTGAGGTTGGGTTAATCGTGGCAACCATCGGGCTCGCCGAAGGCGTTGTGGAACAGCGGCTCTACGGCGTTGTCGTGGCAATGTCAATCTTGACGACCTTGCTTGCACCACCAGTGCTACACTGGCTATTAGGTCCAATCGTCCGCACGCGCACGCTGCGGTCTGCCGAGGTGTCTACTATGACATCACGAGGAGAAGGGGTATCCCATCATGATACGGCTGGGGAAGACTGA